GGATCCAGGGAGATACCAGGATGCTGTTTCAGGAAGTGCGCCACCTGGGAGAGGGTGGCGCGGGAGCAGCTTCCCGAGATTACCAGGGCACGGCCCGACGCCCTGGCCAGTCGCCCCGGGTCGGCAACCGGCTCGAGCCAACCACGCCGGCGATACTGCTCCGGCAGTGCCTGGCCGAGCCCGGAGCCACCAGTGACCAGCGGGGTGTCCACCAGCGCTGCGGCGAGCACATCGAGATCACCGTCGTCGAGGGTGTCGCAGATCACGTGACGGACCCGTTGCTCTCTCAGGGCATCCAGATGGCGGCGCGTGGCGCTAGCCCCCTGCGACAGGACCTGGCGTGACACAAGGCCGACCGGATGGGGCGTCTGATGCCCGAGGAAGCGCACCAGGTCCGCATCCGTCATGGGATTGAGTGGGTGGTGTTCCATGCCGCTCTCGTTGAGCAGCCGGTCACCGACAAAGAGGTGGCCCTGGTAGACGGTGCGGCCGTTGACGGGAAAGGCGGGTACCATGACGGTCTGGTCACTCGCCAGCCGCTCCAGCAAGGCATCGGCGACGGGGCCGATGTTGCCGGCCTGCGTGGAATCGAATGTCGAGCAGTACTTGAAGAAGATCTGGCGGGCGCCATGCGCCTGCAGCCACTCCAGCGCGGACAGAGACTCCGCCACCGCCTCCTCGGCCGGCGTGGAGCGTGACTTCAGGGCAACCACCACGGCATCGACCTCGGACGGCTCGACGGAGGCATCGGGAACGCCCAGTACCTGCACGCAACGCATGCCGGCCCTCACCAGATTGTTGGCCAGGTCGGTCGCGCCGGTGAAGTCGTCGGCGATGGCGCCAAGCAGCAGTGTCATGGTCAGGCCCCCTGCGGATCATTGGCAGCGGCGGGCAGGTCGATCCCCGAAAGGCGCTGGTAGACCTTGATCACCGCGGCATCGTCCTCGCGCCCGAAACCGGCGCCCCTGGCCGCCGTGAACTGCTGAAGCGCGCTGGACGCCACCGGTGTGGGCAGCGCCAGGTCCCGCCCGGTCTCGTGCACCAGGTTGAGATCCTTGACGAAGATGTCGACGGCCGAGAGCGGCGTGTAGTCCCCCTTGAGGATGTGAGGGACCCGATTCTCGAACATCCAGGAGTTGCCCGCCGAGTGGGTGATGACCTCGTACACCGTCTCGGGATCGAGCCCGAGGCGGATGCCAAGCGCCATCGCCTCCGCGGCGGTGGCGATATGGACCCCGGCGAGCAACTGGTTGACCAGCTTCATGCTGGAGCCGACACCCGCGCTTTCGCCCAGGCGGTAGACGGTGGTGGCCATGGCCTCCAGAACGGGTTCGGCCTTCTCGAAGGCGCCATGGTCACCGGAGGCCATCACCGACAGCTCACCGCTGCGTGCCTTGGCGGCGCCACCGCTGACGGGAGCATCCAGCATCGACAGCCCCAGGCCTCCCAAGCGCGCCCCCAGTTCACGGGCGAAGGCGGGGGCAACGGTGGCGCACTGGATCACCAGGCTCCCCGGCGCCAGGTGCCACGCCACTCCCTGCTCACCGAACAGCACCGACTCGACCTGGTGAGCATTGACCACCAGCACCACCACGACATGGCATTCGGCCAGACGAGAGGGCAGCGCAACGCTGCGCCCACCACCGGCGGCGAAGGCCTGACGGGCCTGTTCGGTGATGTCGCAGCCCACGACATCGAGGCCGCGCTCATGAAGCGCCAGTGCGGTGCCTTTGCCCATGGCACCCAGGCCGATCACGCCGATTTTCAGGCCATGCTTTAGTTGGCTCACCTGGCTCCCCCGTCGTGGTGTTATTGCTTGTTTTAGGGTTCAGCTGGTAGCGCTAACATGTTAGCGCTAACATCTTTGTAGAGGATCGCTCCTCACCCAGCAAGCGCCACGACAGGGAGTGCGACCAATGTCTAAACAATCGCCTCGACCACGTCACCGCAAGGGGTCGGATCAGCCCACCCTGGCTCAGGTCGCTGACATGGCCGGGGTCTCCTCGATCACGGCATCCCGGGCATTGAATGCCCCGGAGCGGGTCAATGACGCGACGCGTCAGCGTGTGCTGGATGCCATGGATCGCCTGGGCTATGTCCCCAACCTCGTGGCGGGTAGCCTCGCCTCCTCGCGTTCACGCTTCATCGCCGTCATCGTGCCATCGCTGGTCAACACGGTGTTCATCGAGGTGATCAAGGGCTTGCAGTCCACCTTCGAGGCGGCGGGCTACCAGATCCTGCTGGGTAACACGGATTACGATATCGAGCGCGAGCACCGACTGGTCAGGACCTTCCTGGGCTGGTCCTGCTCTGCACTGGTCACCGCCGGGCTTCGCCATACCGATGCCTGCCGCAAGCTCCTGAAAGACTGCGACCGCCCGGTGATGGAGGTGATGGAGCTGGGCGAGGCCCTTGACCTCAACGTGGGGTTCGACCATAGGGAGGCAGGACGCGCCATGGCGCGCCACCTGGTCGACAAGGGGTATCGGCGCCCGCTCTTCGTGGGTGCCAGGCTAGAAGACGACTATCGGGCACAGATGCGCTATCACGGCCATGCCGAGATCTTGGAGGCGGCCGGCATTCGCCCAAGGGTGCTGGAGCTCGACCGGCTGGGCAGCCTGGAAGCGGGAGCCACCGGTCTCGAGCGGGCAAGGCGCGAGGCCCCCGAGGCCGATGCGATCCATTTTGCCAACGACGACCTCGCCAGCGGCGCCCTCCTCCACGCCCTGCGGCTCGGTATAGGGGTGCCGGATGACGTGGCGATCGCGGGCTTCAATGGCCTCCCGCTCGGGCAGTTCATTACCCCGCGCCTGACCACCATCCAGTCACCCCGGGATACCATCGGCCGACTGGCGGCGCAGGAACTCCTCAAGCGTCTGGAAGGCAAGCGTGTCACCCGTCGTCAGCATGATGTCGGGTTCGAGCTGGTGGAGGGAGACAGTACCTGAGAGTTGACGCAGCCGATCCCGCCATGGGGGATCGGCTGTGCCACACTCACTTATCAGTCATCATCGACCTGGTGGCCGATAACGCCGCCAACCACGGCACCGCCGATGGTACCGGCCGTGCTGCCGCCCGTCAGGATCGAGCCACCGACGGCACCGGCACCCGCACCGAGGGCAGTGTTCCTGTCCTGCGTCGACATCCCGGAGCACGCCGCGAGGCCCAGCATAAGGGATACCGCCAATGCACCAAGCGTCAATCTTTGCGTCCTGTTCATCATCCACCTCCATAAGTACCCGTCGCACGCCGCGACATCGTGGCCGAAAGCCAAGTGATACAACGCCCTGTGCACTACCATTCGTGTCCTAGCGACTCTACTTTGTGGCTGAAGTTCCCATCTTGCAAATTGGTTCCTCATATCGCCCCGTGGCTGACGCATGATCTCGAGGGAGCCCTGTGAAAGGTCCAGCTCACCCCACCCGCCTCGGCAGC
The Halomonas sp. H10-9-1 DNA segment above includes these coding regions:
- the otnK gene encoding 3-oxo-tetronate kinase, which codes for MTLLLGAIADDFTGATDLANNLVRAGMRCVQVLGVPDASVEPSEVDAVVVALKSRSTPAEEAVAESLSALEWLQAHGARQIFFKYCSTFDSTQAGNIGPVADALLERLASDQTVMVPAFPVNGRTVYQGHLFVGDRLLNESGMEHHPLNPMTDADLVRFLGHQTPHPVGLVSRQVLSQGASATRRHLDALREQRVRHVICDTLDDGDLDVLAAALVDTPLVTGGSGLGQALPEQYRRRGWLEPVADPGRLARASGRALVISGSCSRATLSQVAHFLKQHPGISLDPLALAEGDAHLAEALAFARERLASGGPVLVYASADPERVTAAQAALGVARAGELVEHAMGQLASRLVEEGVGRLVVAGGETSGAVVSALGVRQLRIGGQIDPGVPWTQAPVPGREAPLSLALKSGNFGGEDFFTRAFEVLEEMTGGEGSP
- the ltnD gene encoding L-threonate dehydrogenase — its product is MSQLKHGLKIGVIGLGAMGKGTALALHERGLDVVGCDITEQARQAFAAGGGRSVALPSRLAECHVVVVLVVNAHQVESVLFGEQGVAWHLAPGSLVIQCATVAPAFARELGARLGGLGLSMLDAPVSGGAAKARSGELSVMASGDHGAFEKAEPVLEAMATTVYRLGESAGVGSSMKLVNQLLAGVHIATAAEAMALGIRLGLDPETVYEVITHSAGNSWMFENRVPHILKGDYTPLSAVDIFVKDLNLVHETGRDLALPTPVASSALQQFTAARGAGFGREDDAAVIKVYQRLSGIDLPAAANDPQGA
- a CDS encoding LacI family DNA-binding transcriptional regulator gives rise to the protein MSKQSPRPRHRKGSDQPTLAQVADMAGVSSITASRALNAPERVNDATRQRVLDAMDRLGYVPNLVAGSLASSRSRFIAVIVPSLVNTVFIEVIKGLQSTFEAAGYQILLGNTDYDIEREHRLVRTFLGWSCSALVTAGLRHTDACRKLLKDCDRPVMEVMELGEALDLNVGFDHREAGRAMARHLVDKGYRRPLFVGARLEDDYRAQMRYHGHAEILEAAGIRPRVLELDRLGSLEAGATGLERARREAPEADAIHFANDDLASGALLHALRLGIGVPDDVAIAGFNGLPLGQFITPRLTTIQSPRDTIGRLAAQELLKRLEGKRVTRRQHDVGFELVEGDST
- a CDS encoding glycine zipper 2TM domain-containing protein, which gives rise to MNRTQRLTLGALAVSLMLGLAACSGMSTQDRNTALGAGAGAVGGSILTGGSTAGTIGGAVVGGVIGHQVDDD